In Dolichospermum flos-aquae CCAP 1403/13F, the following proteins share a genomic window:
- a CDS encoding DUF6930 domain-containing protein, with translation MTSFNRSTSRRLQKLPQIPSVWEGDRRPLSSPHTPFTDPDAKGDCILWVDASEGIVRSMDMVDPALGPEAIVRTLMQAIEHPQSPAKPGRPQRIVVRDREIQFYLRGVLQDLDIAIDYVPELPIIDELFRSFAEVIDSQIPDLPPKYAQLLHDKALEVWQSAPWRFLEEQQILSIEINQWDVEKLYASVMGMLGIEYGILFYRSEDSLKRFRAAVLADEDELQQDLEEAFLKQDCLFLTFDSLHENEDDDLGNLAQMPLSEIEPTFGNIHPLEGLRSVLYEEEALLTFVAVESLLRFLHDHHRQLYDEDFLTLSQRYRISLPETDKRRKSLTVTVSTMPELTAELEEMAGFDLDDEDDEDEDDSIFEALRDDLIPEDAFMSLGVLPWETLNYLRQAPNYQAAGEFELKGDGLPVIVIQTSRPKAKGIIENIQAAGGLNAICFHTVTDPVDDDLYDLGLLQTHNNELFLFGQFLDDDPVHIEAKKKWHQRCKNTKGHCGLIIAKGLTGTARGNPQLRDMMALLEANVLSSEELNLETLD, from the coding sequence ATGACAAGTTTTAATCGCTCTACCAGTCGTCGGTTGCAGAAATTACCCCAGATTCCTTCTGTATGGGAGGGCGATCGCCGTCCATTGTCATCACCACACACCCCCTTTACAGACCCAGATGCCAAAGGAGATTGTATTCTTTGGGTAGATGCCTCAGAAGGCATTGTGAGAAGCATGGACATGGTAGATCCCGCCCTGGGACCAGAAGCCATTGTGCGTACCCTCATGCAGGCAATAGAACATCCCCAAAGTCCAGCCAAACCCGGTAGACCGCAAAGAATAGTTGTCCGCGACCGGGAAATTCAATTTTACCTGCGCGGAGTCTTGCAAGACTTAGATATTGCCATTGACTACGTACCAGAATTACCCATAATTGACGAACTATTTCGTTCTTTTGCCGAAGTCATTGATAGCCAAATTCCCGATTTACCACCCAAATACGCCCAACTCCTCCATGATAAAGCCTTAGAAGTTTGGCAATCTGCCCCTTGGAGATTTTTAGAAGAACAGCAAATTTTATCCATAGAGATTAATCAATGGGATGTAGAGAAACTCTATGCCTCAGTCATGGGAATGCTAGGAATTGAATATGGAATTTTGTTTTATCGTTCGGAAGATTCCCTCAAGCGGTTTCGGGCTGCTGTTTTAGCTGATGAAGATGAACTTCAGCAAGATTTAGAAGAAGCCTTCCTCAAACAAGATTGTTTATTTCTCACCTTTGATTCCTTGCACGAAAACGAAGATGATGATCTAGGAAATTTGGCACAAATGCCACTTTCAGAAATTGAACCTACCTTCGGAAATATTCATCCCCTAGAAGGATTACGTTCCGTTTTGTATGAAGAAGAAGCACTACTAACTTTTGTTGCTGTAGAAAGTTTATTGCGGTTTCTGCATGACCACCATCGGCAATTATACGACGAAGATTTTCTTACCCTGAGTCAACGTTATCGAATTTCCCTACCAGAAACCGACAAAAGGCGTAAATCTTTAACTGTCACCGTTTCTACTATGCCAGAATTGACAGCAGAATTAGAAGAAATGGCTGGTTTTGATTTAGATGACGAAGATGATGAAGATGAAGATGATTCCATCTTTGAAGCCCTCAGAGACGACTTAATCCCTGAAGATGCTTTCATGAGTTTGGGAGTATTACCCTGGGAAACATTAAATTACCTGCGTCAAGCGCCTAATTACCAAGCAGCAGGGGAATTTGAACTAAAAGGGGACGGTTTACCTGTAATTGTCATTCAAACCTCTCGCCCTAAAGCTAAAGGAATTATTGAAAATATTCAAGCTGCTGGAGGATTAAACGCCATCTGTTTTCATACGGTAACCGATCCTGTGGATGATGATCTCTATGACTTAGGTTTATTGCAAACACATAATAATGAATTATTTTTGTTTGGGCAATTTTTAGATGATGATCCAGTTCACATAGAAGCTAAGAAAAAATGGCATCAGCGGTGTAAAAATACCAAAGGCCATTGCGGTTTAATTATTGCCAAAGGATTGACCGGGACTGCTCGTGGTAATCCTCAATTACGAGATATGATGGCTCTATTAGAAGCTAATGTACTTTCCTCGGAAGAATTAAACTTAGAAACACTTGACTAA
- a CDS encoding SRPBCC family protein, producing the protein MSEWLEHSVQVEVEVPIELAWGLWSDLEQMPKWMKWIDSVKITEYNPEISLWKLSTGGLDFTWKSRITKIIPYQIIQWESVDGLPNQGAIRFYDRHDLSIVKMTVSYAIPGLIGKLMDNLFLGKVVESTIQADLERFKLYALNVQDMSLL; encoded by the coding sequence ATGAGTGAATGGTTAGAACATAGTGTCCAGGTAGAAGTTGAAGTTCCCATAGAATTAGCATGGGGATTGTGGTCTGATTTAGAGCAAATGCCTAAATGGATGAAATGGATTGATTCAGTCAAAATTACTGAATATAACCCGGAAATTTCTCTATGGAAACTGAGTACAGGAGGGTTAGATTTTACGTGGAAATCTCGAATTACCAAAATAATTCCTTATCAAATTATTCAATGGGAATCGGTTGATGGTTTACCAAATCAAGGAGCAATTCGCTTTTATGATCGTCATGATCTTAGTATTGTGAAAATGACGGTTTCCTATGCTATTCCTGGCTTGATTGGTAAACTTATGGATAATTTGTTTTTAGGAAAGGTGGTGGAGTCCACAATTCAAGCGGATTTGGAACGGTTTAAACTATACGCTTTGAATGTCCAAGATATGAGTTTGCTTTAA
- a CDS encoding phosphoribosyltransferase has product MSKKFSNRIQAGQMLAQHLQAYSNLEDVLVLALPRGGVPVAFEVAKILNAAMDVCIVRKLGVPGHKELAMGAIASENIIVFNRDIIDSLGIDQEKITQVVNQELRELKRRNQVYRGDKPAINLKNKTVIVIDDGIATGATMRVALTIIHQQQPTKIIVAVPVAPLNTCEELRLEVDDVVCLQCPEVMSAIGLWYDDFSQTTDNEVRALLGN; this is encoded by the coding sequence ATGAGCAAAAAATTCTCTAACCGCATTCAAGCTGGTCAAATGTTAGCTCAACATTTACAAGCATATAGTAACCTTGAGGATGTCTTGGTACTAGCTTTGCCTCGTGGTGGTGTCCCTGTAGCCTTTGAAGTTGCTAAAATTTTGAATGCGGCCATGGATGTGTGCATAGTCAGAAAACTCGGTGTACCTGGACACAAAGAACTGGCTATGGGGGCAATTGCTTCGGAAAATATTATTGTTTTCAACCGAGATATAATTGATTCATTGGGAATAGATCAAGAAAAAATTACCCAAGTTGTTAACCAGGAATTGCGAGAATTAAAGCGCCGGAATCAGGTTTATCGCGGTGATAAACCAGCAATTAATCTGAAAAATAAAACGGTTATTGTCATAGATGATGGGATTGCTACTGGTGCAACCATGCGGGTTGCCCTCACTATTATCCACCAACAACAGCCGACGAAAATTATTGTGGCTGTTCCAGTTGCACCCCTAAATACTTGTGAAGAATTGCGTTTAGAAGTGGATGATGTAGTTTGTTTGCAATGTCCAGAAGTCATGTCTGCAATTGGTTTATGGTACGACGATTTTAGCCAAACTACAGATAACGAAGTTCGCGCACTTTTAGGGAATTAA
- the zds gene encoding 9,9'-di-cis-zeta-carotene desaturase has translation MRVAIVGAGLAGLATAVDLVDAGCEVEIFESRPFVGGKVSSWVDGDGNHIEMGLHVFFGCYYNLFALMEKVGAGDNLRLKEHSHTFINKGGQTGALDFRFFTGAPFNGLKAFFTTSQLSLRDKFQNAIALGTSPIVQGLVDFDGAMKTIRKLDKISFSDWFYSHGGSKGSIKRLWNPIAYALGFIDCDHISARCMLTIFQFFAVRTEASILRMLEGSPHEYLHKPIVKYLEERGTKIYTRRQVREIQFAESGDETHVTGILVAQGDTEAVITADAYLCACDVPGIQRVLPQPWRKWPEFDNIYKLDAVPVATVQLRFDGWVTELGDEEKRKQLNHATGIDNLLYTADADFSCFADLALTSPADYYRPGEGSLLQLVLTPGDPFIKQNNEEIAHHVLKQVHELFPSSRDLNMTWYNVVKLAQSLYREAPGMDAYRPDQKTPIPNFFLAGSYTQQDYIDSMEGATVSGNRAAKVILESLKK, from the coding sequence ATGCGCGTTGCAATTGTGGGTGCGGGATTAGCTGGGTTAGCAACTGCTGTAGATTTAGTAGATGCGGGCTGTGAGGTAGAAATTTTCGAGTCTCGTCCGTTTGTGGGTGGTAAAGTCAGCAGTTGGGTAGATGGTGACGGCAATCATATTGAAATGGGGCTGCACGTCTTTTTCGGCTGCTACTACAATCTGTTTGCATTGATGGAGAAAGTGGGGGCTGGGGATAATTTACGCCTCAAAGAACATAGTCATACTTTTATCAATAAAGGTGGACAAACTGGGGCGTTAGATTTTCGCTTTTTTACTGGTGCGCCTTTTAACGGATTAAAGGCGTTTTTTACTACTTCCCAACTTTCATTACGGGATAAATTCCAAAATGCGATCGCTCTGGGAACTAGCCCCATAGTTCAAGGTTTGGTAGACTTTGATGGGGCAATGAAAACTATTCGCAAATTAGATAAAATCAGTTTTTCTGACTGGTTCTATAGTCACGGTGGTAGTAAAGGTAGCATTAAACGTCTCTGGAATCCTATTGCTTACGCCCTGGGATTTATAGATTGTGATCATATTTCCGCCCGATGTATGTTGACAATTTTCCAGTTTTTTGCAGTCAGAACAGAAGCTTCAATTCTGCGAATGCTGGAAGGTTCACCTCACGAATATTTACACAAACCTATTGTTAAATACTTGGAAGAAAGAGGCACAAAAATATACACCCGTCGTCAAGTCCGAGAAATTCAGTTTGCTGAGTCTGGCGACGAAACTCACGTTACTGGTATATTAGTTGCCCAAGGTGACACAGAAGCAGTAATTACCGCTGACGCTTATCTTTGTGCTTGTGATGTTCCAGGGATTCAGCGAGTTTTACCCCAACCTTGGCGGAAATGGCCAGAATTTGATAACATTTATAAGTTAGATGCTGTTCCAGTCGCTACAGTGCAGCTACGCTTTGATGGTTGGGTGACAGAACTGGGAGATGAGGAAAAACGCAAACAGCTAAATCATGCGACTGGGATAGATAATTTGTTGTATACCGCTGATGCTGATTTTTCCTGTTTTGCGGATTTGGCTTTAACTAGTCCCGCAGATTATTATCGTCCTGGGGAGGGTTCATTGTTGCAACTGGTATTGACACCGGGTGATCCTTTTATTAAGCAAAATAATGAAGAAATTGCTCACCACGTCCTTAAACAAGTGCATGAACTGTTCCCTTCGTCAAGAGATTTAAACATGACTTGGTACAATGTGGTTAAATTGGCTCAATCTTTGTATAGAGAAGCACCAGGAATGGATGCGTACCGTCCCGATCAAAAAACACCTATTCCTAACTTTTTCCTAGCTGGGAGTTATACTCAACAAGATTATATTGACAGCATGGAAGGGGCAACGGTTTCTGGAAACCGTGCGGCTAAGGTAATTCTCGAAAGTTTGAAGAAGTAG
- the pgmB gene encoding beta-phosphoglucomutase, producing MDKKDHFRNLIYTDWILNETKFNPEYLHSRETIFTIGNGYLGTRGTFEEGYPRALSATFINGVYDDVPVVYTELVNCPDWLPLTVIIEGERFRLDQGTILKYNRKLDLHHGILSRCLRWCSPNGKAIDIHFERFASLADRHIVGQRCQLTPVNFDGLIEIQASINSYSENQGFNHWEGLDQGKITQGFWLHSRTRNSRIDVGIAAKITISGTDIDLQINTTPGYPSLNATVAGQIQQTITIVKIVSIFTSNEIAEPVVAAKEKLVNIPDYITLIDAHAQAWEQVWQQSDIIIEGDITAAFAVRYNLFQLLIAALRNNNHISIPAKTLSGFGYHGHIFWDTEIFILPFFTFTQPNLARNLLSYRYHTLPGARRKAAHYGYQGAMFAWESAVTGDEATPRWSLRSDFYAEDIRIWCRDREIHISADITYAIWYYWQVTEDDEWMRDYGAEIILDTAIFWSSRVEFNPQLECYEIRGVIGADEYHELVHNNCFTNRMVQWHLEKALIIYNWLHSTFPEVAIKLEHKLQITSQVLNHWTEIIAKMLIIHNPETGLIEQCEGFFQLDDINLAKYEPREKSIQIILGMEETNKGQVIKQPDVLMLLYLMRESADFPYNQQTLQVNWDYYAPRTDISYGSSLGPAIHAILAADLGKSQEAYEYFMQAAMVDLEDKRGNTQDGIHGASAGGIWQAVIFGFGGIQFRENVPVAHPHLPPTWTRLKFKLQWHGKWHEFDLRQELPKTRKPNIQGVIFDLDGVLTNTAEYHYQAWQKLANEEGLPFNREMNEALRGVSRRASLILIIGNREYSEVQIQEMMSRKNDYYVELIHNITPTDLLPGAVALLDELRQAGIKIAIGSASKNARLVIEKLGIGGKLDVITDGDTVQAAKPAPDLFLHAANQLGIPPNECVVFEDAAVGIIAAKAANMWAVGLGPQERVGAADVVLPSLAGVKWEELIKNLSSFAPLR from the coding sequence ATGGATAAAAAAGACCATTTTCGCAACCTTATCTATACAGACTGGATATTAAATGAAACCAAGTTTAATCCTGAATATTTGCATAGCCGAGAAACTATTTTCACCATTGGTAATGGCTATTTAGGGACAAGAGGAACATTTGAAGAAGGCTATCCCCGCGCATTATCAGCAACATTTATTAACGGAGTTTATGATGATGTTCCTGTAGTTTATACCGAACTCGTAAACTGTCCAGATTGGCTACCATTGACAGTTATTATTGAGGGAGAACGCTTTCGCCTTGATCAAGGTACAATATTAAAATATAACCGGAAACTAGACTTACATCATGGCATTCTCAGCCGGTGTTTACGTTGGTGTAGTCCCAATGGTAAAGCAATAGATATCCATTTTGAACGCTTTGCCAGTTTAGCAGATCGGCATATAGTCGGGCAACGTTGCCAACTAACACCAGTAAATTTTGATGGTTTAATTGAAATTCAAGCCAGTATTAACAGCTACTCGGAAAATCAAGGATTCAACCATTGGGAAGGATTAGATCAAGGTAAAATCACACAAGGATTCTGGTTACATAGTCGCACTCGCAACAGCCGCATAGATGTCGGTATAGCGGCAAAAATAACTATTTCGGGAACTGACATAGACTTACAAATTAATACCACACCTGGTTATCCCAGCTTAAATGCAACCGTTGCCGGTCAAATCCAACAGACAATCACCATAGTAAAGATTGTCAGTATTTTTACATCTAACGAAATTGCAGAACCAGTTGTAGCCGCTAAAGAAAAGCTCGTAAATATACCAGATTATATAACCTTAATTGATGCCCATGCCCAAGCCTGGGAGCAAGTTTGGCAACAAAGTGATATTATCATTGAAGGAGATATCACAGCAGCTTTTGCAGTGCGTTACAATCTGTTTCAGTTACTAATTGCTGCACTTAGAAACAATAATCACATAAGTATCCCGGCGAAAACCCTATCTGGCTTTGGTTATCACGGACATATCTTTTGGGATACGGAAATTTTTATTCTGCCATTTTTTACCTTTACCCAACCAAATTTAGCCCGGAATTTGCTCAGTTACCGTTATCACACCTTACCAGGGGCGCGACGCAAAGCGGCACATTATGGCTATCAGGGGGCGATGTTTGCCTGGGAAAGTGCGGTGACAGGGGATGAAGCGACACCACGCTGGTCACTACGGAGTGATTTTTATGCCGAAGATATTCGTATATGGTGTCGTGATCGAGAAATTCATATTAGTGCGGATATTACTTACGCCATTTGGTATTATTGGCAAGTTACAGAAGATGATGAATGGATGCGAGATTATGGTGCAGAAATTATTTTAGATACCGCAATTTTTTGGAGTAGTCGAGTTGAATTTAATCCCCAATTAGAATGTTATGAAATTCGCGGAGTTATTGGTGCAGATGAATATCACGAATTAGTTCATAACAACTGCTTTACAAATCGGATGGTACAATGGCATTTAGAAAAAGCCTTAATCATCTATAACTGGCTGCATTCCACCTTTCCAGAAGTAGCCATAAAACTTGAACATAAATTACAAATTACCTCCCAAGTCCTCAATCATTGGACAGAAATTATCGCTAAAATGCTCATTATCCACAACCCAGAAACCGGACTAATTGAGCAATGTGAGGGGTTTTTCCAACTAGATGATATTAACTTAGCCAAATACGAACCGCGAGAAAAATCAATCCAAATTATTTTGGGCATGGAAGAAACCAACAAAGGACAAGTCATTAAACAACCAGATGTATTAATGCTTCTATATTTGATGCGGGAATCTGCCGATTTTCCCTATAATCAGCAAACATTACAGGTAAATTGGGACTATTACGCCCCCCGCACAGATATTAGTTATGGTTCTTCCTTGGGTCCGGCTATTCACGCCATTTTAGCCGCAGATTTGGGCAAATCACAGGAGGCTTACGAATACTTTATGCAGGCGGCAATGGTAGATTTAGAAGATAAACGCGGAAATACCCAAGATGGGATACATGGTGCTAGTGCTGGAGGCATTTGGCAAGCTGTAATATTCGGTTTTGGCGGTATCCAATTTCGGGAAAATGTCCCCGTAGCCCATCCTCACTTACCCCCAACTTGGACAAGACTGAAATTTAAGTTACAGTGGCATGGTAAATGGCACGAATTCGATTTGCGTCAGGAATTACCAAAAACGAGAAAGCCTAATATTCAGGGCGTGATTTTTGACTTAGATGGCGTATTGACTAATACCGCAGAATATCATTATCAAGCTTGGCAAAAGTTAGCAAATGAAGAGGGTTTACCTTTTAATCGAGAAATGAATGAAGCCTTGCGGGGTGTATCTCGTCGCGCTTCTCTGATATTGATTATTGGCAATAGAGAATATTCAGAAGTGCAAATTCAGGAAATGATGTCTCGAAAAAATGATTATTATGTAGAACTAATTCACAATATTACACCCACAGATTTATTACCAGGGGCAGTGGCCTTATTGGATGAATTGCGTCAAGCTGGAATCAAAATCGCCATTGGTTCTGCTAGTAAAAATGCCCGGCTAGTGATTGAAAAATTGGGGATTGGTGGTAAATTAGATGTTATTACTGATGGTGATACTGTCCAAGCCGCCAAACCAGCACCAGACTTATTTCTTCATGCTGCCAACCAGTTAGGAATTCCCCCAAATGAATGTGTAGTATTTGAAGATGCCGCAGTCGGTATTATCGCCGCCAAAGCAGCAAATATGTGGGCTGTAGGCTTGGGACCCCAGGAGAGGGTGGGGGCTGCTGATGTCGTTTTGCCTAGTTTGGCAGGGGTAAAATGGGAGGAACTAATTAAGAATTTATCAAGCTTCGCCCCGCTTCGCTAA
- a CDS encoding Hpt domain-containing protein, with protein sequence MSSIDTQVLESLLDMLEGDQEVLVKIINCYLVESPKIVAAIQIAVTNEDADTLDKTAHSLKSSSASLGAMNLHQLCLELESKGKSGNLEGVVELVSQLVNEYAQVEIAFKKIVKVS encoded by the coding sequence ATGTCTTCAATAGATACTCAGGTTTTAGAATCCTTACTGGATATGCTAGAAGGTGATCAGGAAGTTTTGGTGAAAATAATCAACTGTTATCTGGTGGAATCTCCGAAAATTGTCGCTGCGATTCAAATAGCTGTCACCAATGAAGACGCTGATACCCTCGACAAAACAGCCCACAGCTTAAAGTCTAGCAGTGCCTCTTTGGGAGCGATGAATCTCCATCAGCTTTGTTTAGAGTTAGAATCAAAAGGGAAGAGTGGCAATCTAGAAGGGGTTGTAGAATTGGTGTCACAGTTGGTTAATGAGTATGCACAAGTTGAAATTGCTTTCAAGAAAATAGTGAAAGTCTCATGA
- a CDS encoding ribbon-helix-helix-containing protein, whose amino-acid sequence MIMTNKKWAVKRITVNLATQEAEKLEKYCQQTGRPATDVIRELIRSLPQGEEVAGG is encoded by the coding sequence ATGATAATGACAAATAAAAAATGGGCAGTTAAACGCATAACAGTTAATCTCGCAACACAAGAAGCAGAGAAACTAGAAAAATATTGTCAACAGACAGGTAGACCAGCAACAGATGTAATTCGGGAACTGATTAGAAGTTTACCCCAGGGGGAAGAAGTGGCCGGAGGGTGA
- a CDS encoding diguanylate cyclase domain-containing protein, with amino-acid sequence MVTSSIHINNTLVLIVDDDLVIQMQLRYAMEKEGYQVMVAGNGKIALNIVMTLQPDIVLLDAIMPVMDGFTCCDQLHTFDPNIPVLMITGLNDQDSVDKAFSVGAADYITKPIHWAVLRQRVRRLLQMHWTMKELQYKIEQEQLIAKITQKIRTSLNLELILSTTAIEVRKLLKTDRVIVYRFHPDGSGYVIVESVAAEWDSMLGRVFQDTYFSDQCGYDYRQSNIYVIEDIDNAGLSQCHIDLLSQLQAKANLVVPIQQENSIWGLLVVYECSQPRRWAKSDIDLLTQLTNPLVMAIQQAELYQQLEAANQKLQQLATIDGLTQIPNRRSFDEVLEREWQRLERERAPLSLILCDIDFFKNYNDTYGHQSGDECLKEVAQILYQIAQRPGDLAARYGGEEFALVLPHTDIAGAICIAEIILSSIRSKGLIHKSSQISSYLTLSLGIATIIPQASGCAKFLITKADEALYRAKETGRNRYVIYHSEGIEKTPV; translated from the coding sequence ATGGTGACTTCCTCTATTCACATAAACAACACATTAGTATTAATTGTAGATGATGACTTAGTTATACAAATGCAATTACGTTATGCGATGGAAAAAGAGGGATATCAAGTGATGGTAGCAGGTAATGGCAAAATTGCCCTAAATATTGTCATGACTTTACAGCCAGATATCGTGCTTCTAGATGCAATAATGCCAGTAATGGATGGTTTTACTTGCTGCGATCAGCTACACACATTTGATCCTAACATTCCTGTATTAATGATTACAGGACTAAATGACCAAGATTCCGTAGATAAAGCATTTTCTGTTGGTGCTGCTGACTATATTACTAAACCGATTCACTGGGCAGTTTTAAGACAAAGAGTCCGCCGCTTGCTCCAAATGCACTGGACTATGAAAGAATTACAGTATAAGATTGAACAAGAGCAGCTAATCGCTAAAATTACCCAAAAAATCCGCACATCTTTAAACTTAGAACTAATTCTGAGTACAACTGCTATCGAAGTCCGTAAATTATTAAAAACTGATCGTGTCATTGTCTATCGGTTTCATCCAGATGGGAGTGGATATGTCATAGTTGAATCTGTAGCCGCTGAATGGGATTCTATGTTAGGAAGAGTATTTCAAGATACTTACTTTTCTGATCAATGTGGTTACGACTATCGGCAAAGTAATATTTATGTGATCGAAGATATTGATAATGCTGGGCTTTCCCAATGTCATATTGATTTACTGAGTCAATTACAAGCGAAAGCCAATTTAGTTGTCCCCATTCAACAGGAAAACAGTATTTGGGGATTATTGGTAGTTTATGAATGTTCTCAACCACGCAGATGGGCTAAATCGGATATTGATTTGCTAACACAACTAACAAATCCATTAGTCATGGCTATTCAGCAAGCAGAACTATATCAACAATTAGAAGCAGCTAACCAGAAATTACAACAACTAGCAACTATAGATGGTTTGACTCAAATTCCTAATCGTCGCTCCTTTGATGAAGTTTTAGAGCGAGAATGGCAACGCTTAGAAAGAGAAAGAGCGCCTTTATCTTTGATTCTTTGTGATATAGACTTTTTCAAGAATTATAATGATACTTATGGACATCAATCTGGAGATGAATGTTTAAAAGAAGTTGCTCAAATTCTGTATCAAATAGCCCAACGTCCCGGAGATTTAGCCGCTCGTTATGGTGGTGAAGAATTTGCTTTAGTTTTACCGCATACAGATATAGCTGGGGCAATTTGTATTGCAGAAATAATTCTCTCATCTATCCGCAGTAAGGGTTTGATTCATAAAAGTTCTCAAATTAGTTCATACCTGACCCTGAGTCTGGGGATTGCGACTATTATTCCTCAAGCCAGCGGTTGTGCAAAATTTCTCATTACTAAGGCAGATGAAGCTCTTTATCGGGCAAAAGAAACAGGACGCAATCGCTACGTTATTTATCATTCAGAGGGAATAGAAAAAACTCCTGTTTAA
- a CDS encoding aldo/keto reductase — protein sequence METITLGKNGLAVPPLCIGTWAWGDKVFWNYGNGYGEEQLQAAFNAALDAGITFFDTAEVYSLGLSEQFLGKFMKQSSQKVQIATKFGPLPWRWDGKSISDALTASLQRLQVEKIELYQVHWPFAFFLTQETLMNTLADEVKRGRIGAVGVSNYSADQMREAHQILAARGVPLAVNQVRYSLLTRQIEGKGISQTARDLGVTILAYSPLAQGLLTGKYTPSYKPQGARSIDPRFSQDGLNKIAPVLSLLREIGEKYDRTPAQVSLNWLIAQGNVIPIAGVKTAEQVKQNAGALGWKMTQDEIAELEKITRPWLH from the coding sequence ATGGAAACCATCACATTAGGAAAAAATGGTCTAGCTGTTCCCCCTCTTTGTATCGGTACATGGGCTTGGGGTGATAAAGTATTTTGGAATTATGGCAACGGCTATGGTGAAGAACAGTTACAAGCGGCTTTTAATGCAGCTTTAGATGCTGGTATCACCTTCTTTGATACAGCAGAAGTTTACAGTTTAGGACTTTCGGAACAGTTTTTAGGAAAGTTCATGAAACAAAGCTCCCAAAAGGTACAAATTGCCACGAAGTTTGGCCCTTTACCTTGGCGTTGGGATGGTAAATCTATATCTGACGCTTTAACGGCTAGTCTCCAACGTCTCCAAGTTGAGAAAATTGAATTATACCAAGTTCATTGGCCTTTTGCTTTCTTTTTGACTCAAGAAACTCTCATGAATACCCTCGCAGATGAAGTGAAACGGGGGAGAATCGGCGCAGTAGGTGTGAGTAACTATTCAGCAGACCAAATGCGAGAAGCACACCAGATATTAGCCGCTAGGGGCGTACCTTTGGCTGTAAATCAGGTACGTTATTCTCTACTAACGCGCCAAATAGAAGGTAAAGGTATTTCCCAAACAGCCCGTGATTTAGGTGTAACTATTTTAGCTTATAGTCCCCTAGCTCAAGGATTGCTCACAGGTAAGTATACGCCCTCTTATAAGCCTCAAGGTGCAAGAAGCATAGATCCGCGATTTAGTCAAGATGGTTTAAATAAAATCGCCCCTGTTTTATCTCTATTACGAGAAATTGGTGAAAAATACGATCGCACTCCTGCCCAAGTATCCTTAAATTGGTTAATAGCCCAAGGTAATGTCATTCCCATTGCTGGAGTCAAAACCGCTGAACAAGTTAAACAAAATGCAGGGGCTTTAGGTTGGAAAATGACTCAAGATGAAATTGCTGAATTAGAGAAAATCACTCGTCCTTGGTTACATTAA